The genomic region TTAAGTAACAGCTCTTGAGTTGCTCAGACCTAAATTACTGAACTGTAAGTGGCAGAGAACTGCTGGGATAACCCTGGACTCCGCACTTCAGTGaaaggaacggagctggtgaggggctggagcacaagtgtgatgggagcggctgagggagctggggggttcagctggggaacaggagctgaggggagaccttctgatctctgaactgcctgaaaggagcttggagccagggggggtcgggctctgcaccccaggaacaagcgccaggagcagaggaaacggcctcaagttgcgccaggggaggttgaggttggatctggggaacaatttcttccccaaagggctgtggggcattggaacaggctgcccagggcagtgctggagtcaccgtccctggagggctggacagacagagatgaggttctcaaggacatggattagtgccatgttacattaacagttggactcaatgatcttaaagtcttttccaacctaaacgattccaTGAGTCTAATGTATAATGCCATGGCCGGAGCATTAATTTCTAGAAGGTCAGCTCCCTGTTTGCACACAGATTTCCTTCGTAGTGTGAACACCACATTCCCAGAAGCACCTGGAAGTTTCAGTGGTTCACTCCTGCGTTCTCTGCATCTTCACAAAAGCTCTGCTGCAGCTTTTGCTCTTGGGTGTTCGAGGAAGCAACTTCCAGAAACAGGGAGTTGCAGGGAGTTGCCCCATGTAACACAGAGGGAAGATCAGCATTTAAAACCTGATCAAACTTGGTTAGTGGCTTGATGAACTTTGGTAGAGGTGCCCTTCCCCACTCTGCATTCTGGGAGGGGAAACTGCCACAAAGGTATTTGCCTAACTGTGGTTTTCCACCCATAATCTGCTGGTTTGGGCAGAGCCGCCAGCTCCTCCTTCCTGACCCTGGATCACAGTACATCACCCTATCAAGATGCCTGTAAAACAGTCCATGGGGCTCAAGCTGTAAACTGGGTCACTGAAATGACTTGATAATAAAATAATCTTTCCCCTAGAAAGTGAATCCAGCTTCCAGCAAACAGCTGTATCAGCACAGCTGCAAGCGGGGAGCAGaagtgtgaatttcttcagctggCATCACCACTATCAGGGAGAAAAATCCCTGAGGAGCCAAAACTGCAGTAACTGCAGACATCTTTGGGATGTGTCCAACTTCAGATCTGTTCTAGTTTGTAAAAAACTATTAATTGGGTCAGAAGGAAAGACTGACTATACCCTAGGATGAATGATCTGAGCTGGGGCTCCAAATCTCTGCTCCAGTAATTATGACTTAGTCCCAAAAACAAGATCCAGGGAGATCCACACGAGAGCGTCCAATGTCCTGGCAATCCAGGTACTACCCCAGTGGGCGAGGTAAAACCCAAACCCCTCTGCCCAGCAACATTTAAAACCCTACCTTGTATAACTCTGTCTGTGAGACCCTCCTGTATAGCTGGCTGTCTTTTGATCTGCTAAATCAGGTTATATTGCAAAGAGAGCCAAGGGAACACTCTCCTGCTCTGCAGGCCTTTAGTTTGCACGCAGTAGCTGCTTTGCCCTTATTTGCCTTTGGAAATTAGTCATGTTTGTTTACAAGGCTAGGAAAGAACTAACCAACAGTTCTGGGGATGTCAGTGATCCTGAGTGACTGGATTTCATCACACAGTGTCTATCTGCCCTTAGCATATCACCCTTAACCCCTCGGTTCTTCCACTCTTCATTTGTGAAACACTGATAATAAAAAGCACATCACAAATCTCTGAGGATAAACATTTTAGAGACAGTGAGATTCTTCTCAGGATAACAAAAGCCCAATATGTGAAGACAGAAAGTGCTCTGTCCACTTCATACGACTTTCATTAGATAATATGCAAAACATATTTCTGTGACTTCCCAAAGGAACAGTGCTGCTACACCTTTACCTTTTGTTGTCGTCTTCTTTTACAGGTTGTCTTGTTTCAAACAGGTTTAGCTCATTCGGGATTCCGAAATTCTCCTTTCCATTGCCGTTATCACGCTTCTGACCgttctgcttttccttcttcctctccatTAGATTTTGCAGCCGCCTTTGCTGTTGTTCTTGATAAGCCTTAAACTGGCTTTTAAACTGTTCATTCACCGTTAGGTCTGACTCCATTGTTTACTAAAAGCATAAcgagacaaaaataaaaagcaagagagagcagagaTCAACATCGCTTTGAGAAACATCCTTCTCTAGCAGCTGCTTTGCAGTTTTTCCTCCTGACCTCTGCACAGTCTCCCTGCCACCTCCTCCTCTCAGCCTCTGTGCTCTGCAGCCCCAGCGCCTTGTTCCATAAATGGCTTTCAAACAGTCTTCAAAAAGGTTTTCAGGTCTTTTCCACTCTAGCATCCCAAAAGCaatgtttgcaaatgtttttaaacagatctgattaaataaacatttttacagAAGAGCAAGTCGGGGTCAAAACCAAGCGAATGTGGCAACCACGTTATACTGACTAAAGGGAACACAGACTGGACCATCCAGCCTTCCTTCCCACCTTTCAAAAAGAGCTGCAGATCTCCCCATTTTTGGGTTAATATGGGactgacagagaaagaaaaatccctGTTTATCCTAATGCCTTAGACACCAAGAGCATGGCTTGCATCTTTCCCCCACACTCCTAAGCATTAACTGCTAACATTAACTGACTAACATTAAAGTGATAATACTGCTACCCATTTAAGTGTCTGGAGCTTTACTTAGTATGACTAAAGATGACCGATTTTGTCAGGTGTTCCAGTCCCTCTCCTTCTGTTTGACATTCAGTGTCAGGAAGAATTCGCGTGCAACTTTggcctaggaaaaaaaatcagtaaaacctTTCAAAGGCACGCCCTCCAATGAGTAATTAATGTAGGCCCTTTCTGATACTAAGGCAACAATCGTGCTGATAAAGCACCAAAATACACGTTATGTCCCTGTGTGCCTGGACGTGCTGTATGGGCAAGGATGCATTGCAAGCGGCTTTACCTACACACCTGACATGGACACCACAGGTGTGGAATTCTTTTACAAAGAGGGTgttgaaacactgtcccaggttgcccagagaggtgatgggtgccccatccctggagacagaatcacagaaccatggagagtcaggggttggaagggccctggaaagctcatgcagtgcaatccccccatggagcaggaacacccagctgaggttccacaggaaggtgtccaggcgggtttgaatgtctgcagagaaggagactccacaacctccctgggcagcctgggccaggctctgacaccctcaccatgaagaagtttcttctcaaatttaagtggaatctcctgtgttccagtttgaacccattaccccttgtcctgtcattggttgtcaccgagaagagcctggctccatcctcctgacattcaccctttacatattgatcaccattaataaggGCACCCTCAGTCTccaccaagctccagagccccagctccctcagcctttcctcacacgggagatgctccactcccttcagcatcttggtggctgcgctggactctctccagcagttccctgtccttctggaactgaggggccacaactggacacaatattccaggtgtggtctctccagggcagagtagaggggcaggaaaacctctctcaacctagacatcccaggccaggctggacggggctctgagcaacctgagctggtgaagatgtccctgctcatggcaggggtggcactggatgagctttgaaggtcccttccaacccaaaccattctgtgattctatgacaaggtgCACTCAGCACTGAGGAACCCAAATGGCATTGGTGCCTTTGCTCAGTCCACAGCCCTGTTGGGTATGAGTGGTAGCCTGGTGCCCACCATTAGCCCTCCAGCTCACCTGGGCACCGACTGGCACAGAAGGAtctgccccacagctgctgtgTGGGGACAGGTGGGTCCCTCCATTCCTCCCCCAACACCCACCTTGCcctgaagcctgacagggcctaacagccCCGCGCTGCCTCCTCCAGCCTACCAGAACAGCCTCCACCGGCCCGGGGAGCGGCGGGAGGCTCCCCCCGGCCGCCCTGTCCCGCCGGCTGCCCGCCTGGGCAGGGCCGGGCCCGGTTGCTCCAGCCGCCGTTCCCGGCCGGGCCGCGGCCCCACGCGGTTCCCATAGCAACGGGGCGCGACGGGCGGTGCCGCGCATGCGCTGAGGgcgcggcgggaggggcggggctggcGCCTGTGCCCTCCGTGCGGCCGCCATGACGGTTCCTGGCAGCCGCTCCGAGCCCGGCGGCGCCTCCCGGCcccagggcctctctgccctctcgCCGCACAACGACCGGCCCCTCCGGGTCACGGCGGCGGGGCTGCTCCTCCTACTGCCCTTtggtgtggggaggaggagggaaaaagaaaaaaggcctcTGCGCTATGGAGGGGGCGTCTCCTCAGGCCGTCCCCAGCTCCACCCATCAGGGAGAGCTCTGGTGTCAACCCCCAAGGTCAACAGGACTGGGCCGGCCGGGAGTGACCTTTCCGTAGCCTTGCATCCTCTCAGGTTACTTGAGTTACTGGACGGAGTCCCGTGGGGGCTACGAGGATGCTGGatgtctggagcatcttttttgtgaggagagactgagggagctggggctgttcagcctgcagaagctgaaagggatcttatttatgctgataaatatcgGAAGAGGTGGCGtgaagaggatggaccagactcttttcagtggtgcacaacaacaggatgaggggcaacaagcacagactgaaacacaggaggttccatctgaacatgaggagaaacttctttcctttgaggtgccagagcctggcccaggctgcccagagaggctgtggggtctcctctgcagacattcaaacccacctggatgtgaccctgtgtgatctgctctggtgaccctgctttagcaggtgggttggactggatgatctccagaggtccttccaacctaaaccatcctgtgatttttATTCACCCCACCTCTCCACAAGTAGCTGCATGCACATGGGGGCCCACCCCCCAACAAATCCATAACCAAACACTCATTATCTCCAGGGCTCACACATTTATTCATATTTCATCACCCACTGCAGTGTACAATGTCACAGAGAGATGCAGTGTGTACCTTGCAGTGTTTATTACAACGACACATCATACTGTCACAGTGGAATGTCAGCTAATAGGAGAAAAGGAGGTTTTTGCAAATTGGCTTTAtcaagagatttatttttgtggCTGCTGTTGGAGATACAAGGGGTTCGAGTGTAAAATAACAGTGGCAATTCACAGAGAAGGGTTTTAACACCTTGTTGAGGGTGATGGGTGCTTTTcagatttaaatgtttaaaaaatcctATAGGGAATGATAACTGCAAAAATCAGAGCTAGATCATATGCTTTAAAAGTATTAGAACACCAAATCAAGGTTTAGTTTCCACAATGTCTATTTTAAATGTTACATTTAAACGTTATTCAGAAGAACACCCTAAATAAAGTTACAAAACAGAGTAATCCAAGAGTCTGAAAATCTACAGTAAAAATAGGAAGCCTGTGTCTTCGTTAACAGTGAATAAATATAACATTTAAATATCTGCAACATACTAAATACTTATgccttaaataaaaaaatagatgttTATCGCTCTCAATATTTTAGAAGTCATTTAGTGCTACTGGAAGTTTCTAAATTACAAAGCTGGAGGCTGACAAATATACAAGATAGAAAACGACAGCAAAGCACTCACGACACTGCCTGGCAGCCCGAGGCCTCACAGAAGCTGGTTCAGACTTTGTGGTTTTGGGCAAGAGCACCGAAAAGGAGTCACCAATTTTAGGACTGAGTTGAGGGGAAGATAAACCGATTGTGCTCTACTGTACCCCCTAAAATTTGGGATATGGTGGCGTCAATCAGAACCAGACCCTTATACCCGCTCCCACAGCACACAATCATTTAAGCTGCCAGCTTCAAGACCGTGTATCAAAACTAAATCAATATAGGGCAATTCTCTAATACCATGTattgttcttttttctcctgaaacCCCCCTCGGTATGAGATTTTTAGCTGCAGTACACAAGCCACCACCAGGACAGAGGTTTTCAGTcggttttcctttcctccttgggCTTCATCAGGTGCTCCCGAAACATTGAATACAGCACACCTGCAAGACAGAAATACAAGGACAATTAGAAAGCTGGGTTAAATAGGAAATAACAGGTTTCAAAATCCAAACAGTAGGAGATATCCTCAGCAATAAAAATaatgtttcccttcctcttctgtcatctgtatttttttttaaatacgctACAAAATTCTTCATATACAAAGTGGAtatgaaaatattctgtatatAAAATGCAGACGCCTCAGCCAATTTGACTTTGCAGCCAAAGTGAAGCTTTTCTGTTGTACCTTCTGGGAATACAGCACAGACAAACAGCGTTTCGTGGGACATACATTTATGTACACGGCTGCAGTACCTGAGATGTACAAATCACTCAGTATATGCAGGGACACCAGTCctgaatatatatgtgtgtatatatatataaaatacataatatCACAGTCTACACAAGCTGATTTTTCAATGCATTAAATTCAGGAACAGCAACATATTTACATGGGAAAATATTAATGtcagttgttttttaatttgcctCTGATTACAACATCTGTGAAACTTTCCACATCTAAATATGGCCCAAACTTCTATTCTCAAAGTTAATGCCGTTTAATATTAAATACATGTACTTAAATATCTCATTGCTCTAGAAAGGCTGAGCGAACATCAGTAACAACCATAAACATCCTGAAATACAACGACCTGGATGCTTCCACCCTGAGGATATTCCACACTTGCTGTATTATCCACTCGGAGAAGGGATGCGAGACATTCTCTGCAGTTTGCCGGATACGTACCGCACGTTATCGCTCCCACGACGAAGCCCTGGGCCGCCACACGCATGTGAATCAGGTGAAGTGACATTTTCATCTCAcctctgtgcttcagcctgtacAGCCCGTAGCCAACCACCACGGCGAAGCCGGCCATCCCTGCAAGGCAAGGAAAATGTCCTTCTGAGCCCCAAGCCAAGACATCAAGATATGCGGTGACCCACCTAAAAAAGGTCTCCTGGGAATAATCACCTTTTGGTCTaatcactctctttttttttttgtaaatggcaAGTCCTGGCCTACCTGCTGGTTTTGCTCGAGCGTTGCCACCTCATTCAGCGCAGAGAAGAGTGAGGGGCTGCTGGAGTGAGTCCAGTGGAGGCTACAAAAacactgaggggtctggagcatctttattatgagggaaggctgagagaactggggctgttcagcctgcagaaggggatcttatcaatgttacaaatatctcaagggtgggtgccaagagaaCAGGACTAAAcgcttacgaggagcagctgagggacctggggggttcagctggagaacaggaggctgaggggagaccttctgatctctgaactgcctgcaaGGAGCTTGGAGCTAGAGGGGGTCTGtgtcttctcccaggtagcaagggataggatgagagaaaatggcctcagttgcaccaggggaggtttagatttgatattgggaataatttcttcccagaaagggctgttgggcattggaacaggctgcccagggcagtggtggagtcaccatccctggaagggtttaaaagacagggagatgagtgGCATGGGTTAATGAcagtgctgggttaacggttggactccatgatcttgagcaTCTTTTCAGACCAAAATTACTCTTGATTCTATTATTTTCAGTGGTGCACAACAACAAGTTGAGGggaaacaggcacagactgaaacacagcaagttccatctgaatatgaggagcaaCTTCTTTCcgttgaggtgccagagcctggaccaggctgcccagagaggttgtggagtctccttctctgcagacattcaaacccacctggacacagccctgtgtgatctgctctggtgaccctgcgttaggaggtgggttggactggacaatctccagaggtctcttccaagccaaaccattccatgatttccACTACAGTTAAAATGCCACACCAGCAGCTCAAGGTGTCAGAGTTTCTCAGGTATTTTTCAGAATGCACCTGTGCTGCTTGCACCCTCTTTCCTGGACAGAAGCTCCCACCCAAGAACACCACTCAGCTGCGGCTGGGACCCTCAGTGCGTGGAGACACCCTGACCTACCCACCGGCCTGCTGAGGCTGCTATTCTGGGTGTCATCACATGTGGCCGGCTTCACTGGGACAGGACAAGTCATATGATACTTTTCCCATGCTGTGGAGACCGAGGTTCAGCTGAAGTTTGCTTTTTGCCCTTCGGACCAAACACAGCCCCGGCTCTACCACCTCCAACCTGCCTACACCGATGTTCTCACAGAATACACAGCAGCAGTGCACAAAATTTCCCAATTCCATCCACTTCATTACATAtttaagattattattatttccatagTTCAGAGGAGGCTGCCAGGTTCTAAGTGGTGTGTATGTTTTACCACCAAGAGCCCAGATGGCTTGTTTCCCTGAACAGGAGTATTACCAGCTCCACTCATGAAGCTGTAAATCCTTCCTTCCCTGCTGCATGACCATGTGGCAGCTTCATTAAATACCAATTAAGAATTTTAGGGCCTTCAAACTAGCTCTGACACAAGTTGAAGGTAAATCCTGCCAATTTGCTTGGGAAAACTCGAACTCCTGGAGTTCATAGTATGCCCTAGTGAGCTGGAGAGCAAAGTCCTGTGACCGCAGAAGCCAGCGACAGATTATGTGCTGGCAAACACGTGGAACAGTTCACCCCGAGTGACCCGACTGCTCTCCATCTAAGGTGGCTTGAAATCAAAACACCTCTCGTGTCAGAGGCAGTTCCTGATGGGAGGAAAGCTCTTGGGATGAACACAACTGATCCTCTGTCTCTTCAGAGGCTTTTTTGGGGTCTCAGCAGAGACTGAGAATTTTAACAACCTCCTGAAGCTGGGGTACCACAAACCTactaagaaaacacattttaaactaAGAAATGGCAGCAGAGGGGGGTGAAATGTTTAGCAGCTGAGCTCATTCTAgatatttctgttttgttgatTTGAAAGTCACTTTGTAGTGATCACACTCCAGAACAGCTACAAAAAACACACCTTCCCCCAGCACAATCACCTGAACGTGTGTTTTAAGTTCACCTAAACAGTCTTTGAgggtttgctggggttttttggtagTTGTAGGTACTGAGTTTTCCATTTAAGATAACAAGCCTCATTAATTTCTCTGTTTCCTGCAGAACAAATACCATCCTGGGCACTGTTATCACCACGCAGAAAACCTACAGCAGGAAGTGATTTCCTGTTCACAGGCAATCGTGAGCAGTGAACATGTTGACTATATTGATTGCCCACGCACATTTCTTCACCTTTAAACTTACCAATGGGTACAAACGGTGTCTCTTTAAATTTCCTTAAGAGCTTCGACGTCTGGCTGGTGTCAGTCTCATACTCGGGGAAAACAGGTTCCTGACTGGGTGACATGGTGGCTGCAAAGACAGAGAATCTCTCTTGAGGGTTTCAAAACATCAAGTTAAGAgcatttttagaaaaagaaaatgccttGTGTATCCTACCACAGAGTGAGGTACAAGCACAACGAGCTGATGAGCTACACACAGATGATTTAATTCAAGTGAAGTCTTCAGAAGCAAGATCTTTGCAAACTAGAACAAGTAAtgacaggaggggaaaaaaaaaaggcgaagcAACAAATTCCTGCCATCCTCTTTCATACTACGAGAGGTCCCAGCGGCCCGATACACACAGGCAGCGAGAAGCCACTGAAAGCTTTGGCCactgtctgtgtttccttttaggACGTGCATCATGCTTTGCTTTCCCAGGCTATTCCTTAACAGCTGCTCTGACCTCAGAAAAGTTCATTCCTCCCCTTTCACTCCCTGCCAAGAGCAGCAAGAGAAGCcctctggggaaaaagaaagcacGAGCCACTGTGGAAGGTCAGTGCTACGGTTGCTACAACGGCCTCATGCCACCTCATTCCccccttcaacaggttttggaCTCTTGTTGGAGAACACAGAGTGTAAAGTGGCAGATGCTGAGGAACCAGAGTGAGTCCTGGAGCCCCTGATCGACACAGATTTACCTGGGGATGCACCAGGAAGACGAGCGGTTCCTATTGCAGCGTAGGTGATTTCTCCCGTCTCCAagcaaaaaaaagcagcagcgaCCACAAGAAGATCTCTACTCACTGACCCATCATCACCCAGCCAGTGAGACCATCCACCAGAACGTGACGCCTTGTCCTGCTGTCCTTGTCACACACAGACCTCCTCGGCATAACCATCATTCTTCAATTAGTGCCCATTTCCGCCTGCTCAGTTACCTCAACTACACCAAAATTCGCTACCTGTATTGTTCCAGTTTTGCCACCAACAGATCAGCAGCAAAACACAGCTCGGCCTCCCATGAAGTACTCCAGACTCACAGGAATTTAACTTCAGCACAGGCTGGTAATCACTTGCAAAAGATAAATTTCCAATGTGGCCGTATTCCCTGGTTCAGCAGCATTTTGTGCACATCCATTTCCTCAGGCTGTTTTCTTAAACTAAACACGCAAACCATTTCCTCTGCAGGCCGCAAGTCTCTCTGTGCCTACTACAACTACTCCTATTTGCTATATATAAGTTATATTTTACCCTGGCTCATTCGGAGAACGAAACATGAGAGCGCCCTGTCGCTCGGGAGAGGTGGAGACAGACAAGGAAACGATTTTGAGAAGTGAATCAATTTGTAAGAGGTTCCCGCGACCTTCACCTCACGCAGAGGCCGGAGCGGGTGTTATGTAGAGGAACCTGAGGGGAAACACCCAAAACTGCCCTGACCCTGCAGCAGGGACACACGGGGCACCCACGGGGGACAGCTCTGACATGGGGGGGGGAGGTGACAGATCCCACCGCCCCTCCCGGCACCACCAAGCCCACAGCGGGGCCCTGTCCTACTCCAGCCCCAGGTCCCCGCACCCCATGCAAGGCCTTTGCCCTACGCCAGGCCTAGGCACCTCCACCCCACATGGTCCCTCTCTGCTCTACGCCAGGCCCAAGTTCCCACACCCCACACAGGGCCTCTGTCCTACTCCAGCCCCAGGTCCCCACGCCCCACCTGGGGCCTCTGCCCTATGCcagtcccaggaccccgcacCCCACACAGGGCCCCTGTCGTAATCCAGCCCCAGGTCCCCGCACCCGACACAGGGCCCCTGTCCTAATCCAGCCCCAGGTCCCCGCGCCCCACATGGGGCCTCTGCTCTATGCCAGGCCCAGTCGCCTCCACCCCACACGGGGCCTCTGCTCTATGTCAGGCCcaagtccctgcaccccacaccggGCCCCTGTCCTATTCCAGCCCCAGGTCCCCGCACCCCACATGGGGCCTCTGCTCTACGCCAGGCCCGGTCGCCTCCACCCGACATGGGGCCTCTGCTCTACGTCAGCCTCAAGTCCCCGGCACCCCACACCGGGCCTCTGTCCTATTCCAGCCCCGTGCCTCCGCAGCCCACACCAAGCCGCGGCCGCAGCCTCCGGGGTCTCTCACCGCCCTGCTCCCAGATGCCCGGGCTCACCTCACCCTGCTTCACTCCCGAAACCGGCCGGTGTCTGCCGcgcttggccccgccccccgctccTTATTGGCCGGATTCGCCACGCCTCCCGCGCCTTATTGGCTTGATTCGCCTCACTCCCTTCGCCTTAGGCGCCACCAGCCCGGCCGAAAACCACAACTCCCAGCGTCCCGCCCGCCGCCAGCCAATCCGGAAGCGCGCCCACTGGCCCCGGCGTCATTAGAAGGGCGGGGTAGGCGGGGCAAAGCTGTGACGTCATGGCAGGGGGTTCTCCGCATTGCGGCGGGTGCGGGGGAGCACTTGGCGCGCCGCTAGGGGGCGCTGCGGGCGGGCGCTTTCCCGCCTCTGGAACCCGCGAAAACGCGGGGCGGGGGTGGGAACTGCCCGAATCTGAGCGTGTTTGTCCTCTTCCGAGCACATCTGGGCACCGACAGCTCGCGTTTGCAGAACAGAGAGACTTTGGGTTGAACTTGGCGACCCGTTTCACCCCCGAAAGTGGGGTTTTTAGGTGGTCGTTTGCAGGATGCCGCCTTTTCTGCAAATTGGCAGCTTTTCGCTTCAAAACCAACTCATGTCAGTGTAAACCTGTGCTTTGACATCAAGTGGGAGCGCTTTAGCAAAGGAGAAGGTCAAAACCCAGCTTTCCCTAGGTCTGATTTGCTTCTTCCTAACAGTGAATTGTCTCATCGActattttttcctgaatttcaGCTTTCAAGCAGAGCTCAATTTGCCCCTTGCCATGGATTTTGAAGCCCAAAGACAAAGTAAAAACTCCTTCCGACTTCAACTGAAAATCCGGAGCTCAAAAACAAACTGGAAATTGCTCCCGACTTCAACTGAACTGAGCCCTGGAGCAGGAGGAATAATCCCTTGGGATCCCAAAGATGACAAAATCCCTCCCCTAAACCTGGGGGTGAAAcgtcacagtgaaaaaaaaacaacaaaaaaggtcaTTTTTATCCAAAACCCTGCCCTGTTTTGCAGTGGGAATTGGTCTCTCCATCTCCAAGCACGGGGGGGACGCAGCGTTGCTGCTCCCGCATGGTCCCTGCCCAAGATGCAGCATTTTCGGCCACATAAAAGAAAGTGGCTCAGATGGCTGTTTATTAGCACCGCTGTACCTCTCTAAATGTGGTTCCCATTATGAGTAATCCAGTTACTTTAATTGCCAAAGCCATTAGGGCTctgcagagcctgaaagggaaaaatatataaataaaaatctatGCAATTACCAGCTCCCAAATGGAGTT from Patagioenas fasciata isolate bPatFas1 chromosome 2, bPatFas1.hap1, whole genome shotgun sequence harbors:
- the HIGD1A gene encoding HIG1 domain family member 1A, mitochondrial, with the protein product MSPSQEPVFPEYETDTSQTSKLLRKFKETPFVPIGMAGFAVVVGYGLYRLKHRGEMKMSLHLIHMRVAAQGFVVGAITCGVLYSMFREHLMKPKEERKTD